The Quatrionicoccus australiensis nucleotide sequence CGACAGGTCGAGAATGCAATAACTGGCCGGCAAGGCTTCCAGACGCTCGAGTTCAAGCAGCAGATCGGCAGCCAGGCGACCGGTGCCGGCCCCGACCTCGAGCACGACAGGCGCCGATTGCGCCATGATCTGGGCGACCTGGCGAGCCAGCGCCTGCCCGAACAGGCCGGTCATTCCGGGCGCCGTGATGAAATCTCCGGCCGCACCGAATTTATGCGCACCTGCCGTGTAATAGCCAAGGCCCGGCGCATAAAGCAGCAGTTCCATGAAACTGGCGAAGGACAGCCAGCCACACGCGGCAACGATCTGTTGCTGGATCGCGTGCGTCAGTTTTTCGCTATGGGCTTGTGCGTCGGGAGAGGGGAGAGGCAGGTCCATGGCAACTCCGAAAAACGCGGATTTTATCCGGCAAAACGGGCGCCTTTCGAATTCGGGCTGTTTATTTTCGTCGACCGCCTGGCAGACGGATAGCGCGCAATGCCGGAACAACGGAAAATTGCCGCCCTTCTCGGGGTAAACTCCGCCTTTCGCTGCAAATTCAGCAGCATCCGTCCGGCAAAGATCATCATGACCCAATCGAACACCCTGCTCAAACTGCGCAAATACCTGGAAAGCCGTACCGGCAAGGCCATCGGCGACTACAACATGATCGAGGACGGCGACACCATCCTGGTCTGCGTCTCCGGCGGCAAGGATTCCTATACCCTGCTCGCCATGCTGATGGCCATGCAGCAGCGCGCTCCCATCAAATTCCGGCTGATCGCGATGAATCTCGATCAGAAACAACCGGGTTTCCCGGCCGACATCCTGCCGCGCTATTTCGAATCGCTCGGCATCGAGCATCGCATCGTCGAGGCTGACACCTATTCGATCGTCAAGGACAAGATCCCGGAAGGCAAGACGACCTGCTCGCTGTGCTCGCGCCTGCGCCGCGGCATCATTTATAAAACCGCCAAGGAACTGGGCGCCAACAAGATCGCCCTTGGCCACCATCGCGACGACATGGTGCATACGCTGTTCCTCAACCTGCTCTTCGGCGGCAAGATGAAGGCGATGCCGCCCAAACTGGTGACCGACGATCATGCCCACGTCGTCATCCGGCCGCTCGCCTATTGCGCCGAGAACGACATTGCCAAGTTCGCGCGCGGCATGGAATTCCCCATCATCCCGTGCAATTTGTGCGGTTCGCAGGAAAACCTGCAACGCCAGAAAATCCGCGAGATGATGCAGGACTGGGACAAGCGCTTCCCGGGCCGTACCGAATCGGTGATGACGGCACTGCAGAATGTCGTGCCCTCGCATCTCGCCGACAACAAGCTGTTCGACTTCCGCGGCCTGACGCTGGATACGGCAGTCGACGAGGGGGATATCGTCTTCGACAGCCCGGAAATGCCGATCAGCGGCAGCATTCCCATCCAGTTTGGCGCATAACGCCGGGATTGCAACAATCCGTTTATAATCGCGTTTTCAATATCTTGCGGCAACGAGCAGTCCATGAGCACTCAGCAACGCAAATTGATTGTCATGTTTGCCGACGTATCCGGCAGCGCCCGCCTGTTTGAACGCCTGGGCGACACGGAAGCCATGCATGCCGTGGAACGCTGCCTGAAACGCATGAATCGCTCGATCGAAAGCTACCGCGGTCGCATTGTTCAGGTGGTCGGCGATGAAGTACTTGCCGCCTTCGAGACCGCAGAGGACGCCTGCCAGGCCTCGATCGACATGCAACAGCGCATCGCCGATCTGCCACCGGTTTCGGGCCTGAAGCTGACTATCCGCATCGGTCTGCATGCCGGTCTGGTCAATGAAACAGGCAGTGAATTGAGTGGCGAGGTAATCACCACTGCCGCTCGCGTTGTCGGTCTGGCCCGCCGCGACCAGATCCTCGGCAGCACCACACTGATTGCCGAGCTCGGCCCGATTGGCGCACTCAACACCCGCCCGATGCCGAGTTTGGGAACAATTCAGGAGAATGGCGAACAACTCGACATTTTCCAGATCGACTGGTCTGCAAACGTGGTGCCAGGCCAGTTCAGTTCGCTCAGCGTCATGCCGGTCGACCGTCTCTGCGTCCGCTACCATGGCCAAGCCCATCTGCTCGATGACAAGGTGCGGGTTCTTACCTTGGGGCGCGATCCCGGCAGCAAGCTGTACATCTCGGATCGCAAGGCCTCGCGGGCGCACGCACGGATCGAAAAGCGCAACAACGGTTACTATCTGGTCGATACCAGTACCAACGGTACCTTTGTCAATTTTGCCGGCCAGCAGGAAGTGCTTGTACGTCAACACGAGATCCTGATGCAGGGCAGCGGCATTATCTGTTTCGGTGCCTCGATCAAGGATCCCAAGGCCGACCAGGCAATTTTCGAACACCTGTAAACGAAAACAGGCCATCTTTCGATGGCCTGCTCTGGCAGCCAGGAACGGCTATTATTTGGCGCCAGCCTGGGCGTCAGCCACACATTTCTTCACAAAACTGTTGCGCGCAGCACCCGCCAGTTTCTTTTCCTTGGCCGTCGATTCGCAGGCGCTCACTTCCGGTCCCTTGGCATCGGCCTGGCACTTTTTCAGGAAGCTGTTCTTGGCGGCACCCGCCAGCTTCTTTTCCGCGGCACGGGCAGCACAGTCATCGGCGGCATAGACAGAAGATACAGCCATAACGAGGGCAAGCAGGCTAAGCAATTTTTTCATTAACGACTCCTGAATCAGTAGGGAAAAGGCTCGCAAACTATCGGCGATTCAGGCGTCATCGTCAAGCATGATGCGCTGCTGACGATCCATGAAATCCTGCATGCTGTCGATGCCGCGCAATTGCAGGATGGTATTGCGCACCGCAGCTTCAAGAAGGACCGCCAGATTGCGCCCGGCCGCGACCGGGATCAGCACCTTGCGCACTGCGACACCAAGGACTTCCTGGGTCTGGGCATCAAGCGGCAAACGTGGCGCATCGCTGCCGGCCAGCGCCTTTTGCAGATGGACGATCAGTTTCAGCTTCATTTTTCGCCGCGAAGCGGTTTCGCCGAAAATGGTCCGGATATTGAGCAAGCCGAGACCGCGCACTTCAAGAAAGTCGCGCAGCATGCCCGGACAACGGCCTTCGATGGTCGTCGGTGCGATGCGGGCCATTTCGACGACATCATCGGCGACCAGGCCGTGACCGCGCGAAATCAGTTCGAGCGCCAGTTCGGACTTGCCGACCCCGGAATCACCGGTAATCAGCACCCCCATGCCCAGCACATCCATGAAGACGCCGTGCAGATTGACGGTGTCGGCCAGTCGTGCTGAGAGATAGATACGCAGCAGGTCGATGACCGCCGAACACGGCTTGGGTGAAAGGATCAATGGCGTATTGAACTGGCGACAGGCTTCCGCCAGCATCGGCGGCGGCGTCAGGCCATCGGCAACGATAACGGCCGGCGACTGCGCCTCCAGCAAATCCTGGAACATCTGGCCGAAACGGCGCTCGCCGATGCGCATGGCCCAGTCATACTCAGCCTGGCCCATGACCTGCAGGCGCTCCGGGTGGATGACATTGATATGGCCGACAACATCGGCACCATAGTTGTTTGCCGCCTTCAGCTCGATCATGCAATCGCTTTGCTGGCCGGCTACCCAGTTGAGCAACAGCTTGTCGCGGTTGTCCTCATAGAGCTGGACCAGGCTGATGTGGCGCACGGCTGAAGTCAGGACTGGAAAAGGGTCACGATCGCGGCCGCATCCGACGCCGCCAACAGGGCTTCGCGGAAGGTACGATCGGAAAAACGCTGGGCGAGTTCGGAAAGAATCTGCAAATGCTGCTCGGTTGCCTGTTCGGGAACCAGCAGGACAAAGAGCAGATTGACCGGACGTCCGTCAGGGGAATCGAAGGGGACCGGGGTGGTCAGGCGCATGAAGGCGCCGGAGGCCTGCTTGAGACCCTTGATGCGGCCATGCGGAATGGCAATGCCCTGACCGAGACCGGTCGAGCCAAGTTTTTCACGGGCGAACAGACTGTCGAAAATGACCGAGCGGGCGAGTCCGAGATGGCTCTCGAAAAGCATGCCGGCCTGTTCGAACACCCGTTTTTTGCTGCTGGCATCAAGGTCGAGAAGCACCTGCGAAGCCGGCAGAATATTCGTTAGGGGGTTGTTCATAGGGAATTTGAAAACCAGGGCCGCAACACTTCTGCTGCGGCCGGTCGGCTATTAGTCAGCCATGTGGTGTACAGGCTTGTCACCGCGATGGTGATCCTGGACCTTTTGCTTGTACTTCTGAACCTGACGGTCCAGCTTGTCAAACAGCGCATCGATGGCGGCGTAGAGGTCATCGCCGTTTTCTTCAACGTGAATGTCCTTGCCCGGCACATGCAACGTCACTTCAGCCTTCTGCTTGAGCTTCTCTACGGACAGAACCACGTTAACACCGGTGACTTTGTCAAAATGGCGAACGACGGGATCGAGTTTGTTCTCGACGTATTCGCGCAATGCCGGGGTAACTTCGATGTGGTGACCAGCGATCTGCAGATTCATTTTTTCTCCTCTCTCTACAGGGTCTTGCGTAAATTGACCGGCGGGATGTTGAGTGACTCGCGATATTTGGCTACCGTGCGTCGGGCTACAACAATTCCCTGCTGGCCTAGTATTTCGGATAATTGACTATCCGACAAGGGCTTCTTGCCATCCTCGGCACTGATCAATTGCTTGATCAGGGCGCGAATGGCGGTGGCAGAACAGGCACCACCGGTATCGGTGGACACATGACTGCCGAAAAAGTATTTCAATTCAAAGATGCCGCGCGGCGTCGCCATGTATTTCTGGCTGGTGACGCGCGATACGGTCGACTCGTGCAAACCGAGAATATCGGCGATTTCGCGCAGCACCAAAGGCCGCATCGCCACTTCACCATGCTCGAAAAACTGGCGCTGACGATCGACAATTGCCTGCGTCACGCGATGAATAGTCTCGAAACGCTGCTGCACATTCTTGATCAGCCAGCGCGCTTCCTGCAGCTGGCCGGTCAGGTTGCCATTGCCGCGCCGCTGCCGCGAGAGAATCTCGGCATACAGGCGGTTGATGCGCAGGCGCGGGTAGGCATCCGGATTGATGTAGGCGGTCCATTTGCCCTTGAGCTTCCTGACCATCACGTCCGGCGTGATGTAACGCGCTTCGGTCTGCGAGAAACGCGCCCCCGGCCTCGGGTTGAGGCTGACGATCAGCGATTGCGCCGCCTTCAGTGCATCGTCGTCACAGGCGGTCAACCGGCGGATTTTGGCAAAATCGCGCGCCGCGAGCAGTTCCAGATGTTTCTCGACGATCGCCAGGGCAAGGGCCTGTATCTCGTCGGCCGGCATCGCTTTCAGTTGCAGCGCCAGGCATTCGCTCGGATTGCGTGCGCCGATCCCGGTCGGATCGAAATGCTGGATGTGGTGCAGGGCGATTTCCAGCTCTTCGAGCTCGATCTCGTATTCCGGCGGCAGGGTTTCCCACAGCTCCTCAAGCGTGGCCGAGAGATAGCCGTCATCGTCCAGCGCTTCGATCAGGAAACGGACCAGGCTGCGATCGCGTTCGCTGAGCTGGGTCATGCCCAGCTGCCAGCCGAGATGCTCGCGCAGGCTGGTTGCAGCCGAATGGATGTCGCGTGAATCGCTGTCGTCGTCTTCGTCGCGCCCGGCACCGGTAAAGGTCCCGGCATCGGAAGCCCAACGGTCGTCGTCGACTTCGGACGGTGCACTCGGCACTTCCTGTTCGCGCTCCTCGCGGGAGTCCCGCTCGCGCTCTTCGGCCGGTTCGCTGCGCGTCGTTTCGTTGGCCGGCGAATCGAATTGCTGCGCCGCCCCAAAGGATTCCGTACCGGCCTCGTCCTCACGCTCCAGCATCGGATTTTCCAGCAGGTAACGCTCGATTTCCTGCTGCATCTCGACCGTCGACAACTGTAATAGCTTGATCGACTGCTGCAACTGCGGCGTCAGTGCCAGATGCTGGGATAGTTTTAGTTGGAGAGCTGGCTTCATCGGTTCGGGTTGGGGTGCTGCCTAGCGGTCAGAGCTTGAAGTGCTCGCCGAGATAAACCTTGCGGACGCTTTCATTATCAACGATTTCGTCCGGCCGTCCAGACGCCAGAACGCGTCCGGCGTTAATAATATAGGCGTGATCGCAGATACCAAGCGTTTCACGCACGTTGTGGTCGGTAATCAGGACACCGATTCCGCGCTCCTTGAGGAAGCGGATGATCTTCTGGATCTCCAGTACAGCAATCGGATCGACACCGGCAAACGGTTCATCGAGCAGGATGAAGCGCGGGTTGGTGGCCAGGGCACGGGCGATTTCGACACGCCGACGTTCGCCCCCGGACAGTGCGGCCGCATTGACGTGCCGGACATGGCCGATGTGCAGTTCGCTGAGCAGGCCTTCCAGGCGGTCGTCGAGTTCCTGTTCCGGCAGCTTGAGCAGCTCGA carries:
- the ttcA gene encoding tRNA 2-thiocytidine(32) synthetase TtcA → MTQSNTLLKLRKYLESRTGKAIGDYNMIEDGDTILVCVSGGKDSYTLLAMLMAMQQRAPIKFRLIAMNLDQKQPGFPADILPRYFESLGIEHRIVEADTYSIVKDKIPEGKTTCSLCSRLRRGIIYKTAKELGANKIALGHHRDDMVHTLFLNLLFGGKMKAMPPKLVTDDHAHVVIRPLAYCAENDIAKFARGMEFPIIPCNLCGSQENLQRQKIREMMQDWDKRFPGRTESVMTALQNVVPSHLADNKLFDFRGLTLDTAVDEGDIVFDSPEMPISGSIPIQFGA
- a CDS encoding adenylate/guanylate cyclase domain-containing protein; the encoded protein is MSTQQRKLIVMFADVSGSARLFERLGDTEAMHAVERCLKRMNRSIESYRGRIVQVVGDEVLAAFETAEDACQASIDMQQRIADLPPVSGLKLTIRIGLHAGLVNETGSELSGEVITTAARVVGLARRDQILGSTTLIAELGPIGALNTRPMPSLGTIQENGEQLDIFQIDWSANVVPGQFSSLSVMPVDRLCVRYHGQAHLLDDKVRVLTLGRDPGSKLYISDRKASRAHARIEKRNNGYYLVDTSTNGTFVNFAGQQEVLVRQHEILMQGSGIICFGASIKDPKADQAIFEHL
- the hprK gene encoding HPr(Ser) kinase/phosphatase; protein product: MRHISLVQLYEDNRDKLLLNWVAGQQSDCMIELKAANNYGADVVGHINVIHPERLQVMGQAEYDWAMRIGERRFGQMFQDLLEAQSPAVIVADGLTPPPMLAEACRQFNTPLILSPKPCSAVIDLLRIYLSARLADTVNLHGVFMDVLGMGVLITGDSGVGKSELALELISRGHGLVADDVVEMARIAPTTIEGRCPGMLRDFLEVRGLGLLNIRTIFGETASRRKMKLKLIVHLQKALAGSDAPRLPLDAQTQEVLGVAVRKVLIPVAAGRNLAVLLEAAVRNTILQLRGIDSMQDFMDRQQRIMLDDDA
- the ptsN gene encoding PTS IIA-like nitrogen regulatory protein PtsN, which translates into the protein MNNPLTNILPASQVLLDLDASSKKRVFEQAGMLFESHLGLARSVIFDSLFAREKLGSTGLGQGIAIPHGRIKGLKQASGAFMRLTTPVPFDSPDGRPVNLLFVLLVPEQATEQHLQILSELAQRFSDRTFREALLAASDAAAIVTLFQS
- the hpf gene encoding ribosome hibernation-promoting factor, HPF/YfiA family encodes the protein MNLQIAGHHIEVTPALREYVENKLDPVVRHFDKVTGVNVVLSVEKLKQKAEVTLHVPGKDIHVEENGDDLYAAIDALFDKLDRQVQKYKQKVQDHHRGDKPVHHMAD
- a CDS encoding RNA polymerase factor sigma-54, encoding MKPALQLKLSQHLALTPQLQQSIKLLQLSTVEMQQEIERYLLENPMLEREDEAGTESFGAAQQFDSPANETTRSEPAEERERDSREEREQEVPSAPSEVDDDRWASDAGTFTGAGRDEDDDSDSRDIHSAATSLREHLGWQLGMTQLSERDRSLVRFLIEALDDDGYLSATLEELWETLPPEYEIELEELEIALHHIQHFDPTGIGARNPSECLALQLKAMPADEIQALALAIVEKHLELLAARDFAKIRRLTACDDDALKAAQSLIVSLNPRPGARFSQTEARYITPDVMVRKLKGKWTAYINPDAYPRLRINRLYAEILSRQRRGNGNLTGQLQEARWLIKNVQQRFETIHRVTQAIVDRQRQFFEHGEVAMRPLVLREIADILGLHESTVSRVTSQKYMATPRGIFELKYFFGSHVSTDTGGACSATAIRALIKQLISAEDGKKPLSDSQLSEILGQQGIVVARRTVAKYRESLNIPPVNLRKTL
- the lptB gene encoding LPS export ABC transporter ATP-binding protein, producing the protein MSDVKVSTLSAHNLKKRYKSRTVVEDVSFDVKSGEVVGLLGPNGAGKTTCFYMIVGLVAADGGEVYIDDVRLTHLPMHSRARLGLSYLPQEASVFRKLNVEENIRAVLELLKLPEQELDDRLEGLLSELHIGHVRHVNAAALSGGERRRVEIARALATNPRFILLDEPFAGVDPIAVLEIQKIIRFLKERGIGVLITDHNVRETLGICDHAYIINAGRVLASGRPDEIVDNESVRKVYLGEHFKL